One Pyrus communis chromosome 4, drPyrComm1.1, whole genome shotgun sequence genomic region harbors:
- the LOC137732134 gene encoding mediator of RNA polymerase II transcription subunit 33A-like: MEVSLQGNLWYSVVELTKGAQQKGSDPLLWVMQLSSNLNSMGVSLPSVELANVLVSHICWENNVPITWKFLEKALMLKIVPPMLVLALLSQKVIPSRHSQPVAYRLYMELLKRHIFTLKSQINGPNYQIIMKSIESILHLSWNFGLRASDPGILVVEFLFSIVWQLLDASLDDEGLLNCTLEKKSNWAIEPQEMEIDCHGSYYEKRSEYNEILQETNTVMAIEIIGKFLQNNLTSRILDLARRNLPVHWTSFIQRLQILGSNSLALRNSKTLTAEALINLTSDSCMVLPRECKTTSLLKYHAVMVSRSLTSTGLCHGASRSALWLPLDLLLEDAMDGYQVDATSSVEVITGLIKTLRAINGTSWHDTFLGLWIAALRLVQRERYPIEGPVPRLDTRLCMLLSITTLVVADLIEEEEIAPTNKNECGSINGWKEKEVPRQRCNDLVSSLQTLGDYQGLLTPPQCVVSAANQAAAKAMLFLSGVTVGSAYFECVSMKNMPINFSGNMRHLIVESCIARNLLDTSAYSWPGYINGCINQLPHGMPTQGPDWSSFMLGATLTPAMANALVSSPASSLAELEKVFEVAVNGSNAEKISAATVLCGASLIRGWNIQEHTAHFIIRLLSPPVPANYSGDDSHLIGYAPMLNVLIVGIGSVDCVQIFSLHGLVPQLACSLMPICEVFGSCVPNVCWILTTGEEISAHAVFSNAFTLLLKLWRFNHPPLEHGVGDVPTVASRLTPEYLLSVRNSYLVSSGSAHQDRNKRRLSAVASSSSPEPVFVDSFPKLKVWYRQHQACIASTLSGLVHGTPVHQIVDELLNMMFTKINRGSQSLASVNSPSSSSSGPGNEDSSLRPKLPAWDILEAVPFVVDAALTACAHGKLSPRELATGLKDLVDFLPASLATIVSYFSAEVTRGIWKPVFMNGTDWPSPAVNLSYVEEQIKKILAATGVHIPSLAAGGSSPATLPLPLAAFVSLTITYKIDRASERFLSLAGPTLECLAAGCPWPCMPIVASLWTQKAKRWSDFLVFSASRTVFLQNRDSMVQLLKSCFTATLGLNATPISSNGGVGALLGHGFGSHFCGVISPVAPGILYLRVYRSITDIVFMTEEIVTILMHSVREIACRACPKERLEKLETRRNAMRYEQVSLDAAMSRVKLAASLGASLVWLTGGLCLVQSLITETLPSWFISMHGSEQEQGSEGIVAMLGGYALAYFAVLGGAFAWGVDSSSSASKRRPKVLRIHMEFLASALDGKISLGCDSATWRAYVSGFVTLMVSCTPNWVLEVDVDVLRRLSNGLRQWGEEELALALLGIGGVGTMGAAAELIVENEM; encoded by the exons ATGGAGGTCTCCTTACAAGGCAACCTCTGGTACAGTGTGGTGGAACTGACCAAAGGGGCACAGCAAAAGGGCAGTGATCCTCTGCTCTGGGTCATGCAGTTGTCCTCCAACTTGAACTCCATGGGAGTTTCTCTGCCCTCAGTGGAGCTCGCCAATGTGTTGGTCTCTCACATTTGCTGGGAAAACAACGTGCCCATCACTTGGAAGTTTCTGGAGAAGGCTCTGATGCTGAAGATTGTGCCCCCCATGCTTGTTCTTGCCCTGCTTTCACAAAA GGTCATTCCAAGTCGACATTCCCAGCCTGTGGCATATAGACTTTACATGGAACTGCTTAAGAGACACATTTTTACCCTTAAATCTCAGATAAACGGGCCAAATTATCAAAT AATCATGAAATCGATAGAATCTATTCTTCATCTTTCCTGGAATTTTGGCTTGCGAGCAAGTGACCCAGGGATTCTTGtggttgagtttttattttcaattgtaTGGCAATTGCTTGATGCATCATTAGATGATGAAGGATTGCTGAACTGTACCCTCGAAAAGAAGTCCAATTGGGCAATTGAACCTCAAGAAATGGAGATAGATTGTCATGGAAGTTATTATGAGAAGAGGAGCGAATACAATGAGATATTGCAGGAAACAAATACAGTCATGGCCATTGAGATAATTGggaaatttcttcaaaataatttaacttCAAGAATTCTTGACTTGGCTCGCCGAAACTT GCCTGTACACTGGACAAGTTTTATTCAACGATTACAGATTCTTGGATCAAACTCATTAGCATTAAGAAATTCGAAAACTCTTACTGCAGAGGCTCTTATAAACTTGACTTCAGATAGTTGCATGGTCTTGCCTCGAGAATGTAAAACAACTTCTTTGCTAAAGTATCATGCAGTGATGGTTTCTAGATCTCTGACTTCTACTGGTTTGTGTCACGGGGCTAGTCGTTCTGCTCTGTGGCTTCCTCTTGATCTTTTATTAGAAGATGCCATGGATGGATATCAAGTTGACGCAACAAGTTCTGTTGAAGTAATTACTG GTTTGATTAAAACCCTTCGAGCAATAAATGGCACAAGCTGGCATGATACCTTTCTAGGCCTTTGGATAGCAGCTCTTCGTCTTGTACAGAGG GAAAGGTATCCCATAGAAGGTCCTGTGCCTCGCCTAGACACTCGCTTATGCATGCTATTGAGTATCACTACGCTTGTGGTTGCTGATCTGattgaggaggaggaaattGCACCAACCAACAAAAATGAATGTGGCTCAATCAATGGCtggaaagaaaaagaggttCCAAGACAGCGCTGCAATGACTTAGTCTCCAGCCTACAGACACTGGGTGATTATCAGGGTTTGCTCACTCCACCGCAGTGTGTTGTTTCCGCTGCCAATCAGGCTGCTGCAAAAGCAATGCTATTCCTTTCGGGTGTCACTGTTGGGAGTGCTTACTTTGAGTGCGTCAGTATGAAAAACATGCCTATAAACTTCT CTGGAAACATGCGTCATCTGATAGTTGAGTCCTGTATTGCTAGAAATCTACTGGACACTTCTGCATATTCGTGGCCAGGTTATATTAACGGATGCATCAACCAGTTACCTCATGGCATGCCAACGCAAGGGCCTGATTGGTCGTCATTTATGTTGGGGGCTACACTTACTCCAGCAATGGCTAATGCTTTGGTTTCCAGTCCTGCTTCAAG CTTAGCAGAACTCGAGAAAGTATTTGAGGTTGCGGTCAATGGATCCAATGCTGAGAAGATTTCTGCTGCTACTGTTTTGTGCGGCGCCTCATTAATTAGAGGATGGAATATACAG GAACATACTGCTCATTTTATCATTAGATTACTGTCCCCTCCGGTTCCTGCTAATTATTCTGGGGATGACAGCCATTTAATAGGTTATGCACCGATGCTGAATGTCCTCATTGTTGGAATAGGATCTGTTGACTGCGTTCAGATTTTCTCTTTACATGGCTTG GTTCCACAACTTGCGTGTTCATTGATGCCGATTTGTGAGGTGTTTGGTTCATGTGTTCCCAATGTCTGCTGGATTCTAACAACAGGAGAAGAAATCTCTGCTCATGCTGTGTTTTCGAATGCATTTACTCTCCTTTTGAAGCTGTGGAGGTTTAATCATCCTCCTCTTGAGCATGGGGTGGGAGATGTACCCACAGTTGCTTCCCGACTTACACCCGAGTACCTCCTGTCAGTGAGAAATTCTTACCTAGTATCTTCTGGGAGTGCTCACCAGGATCGAAATAAGAGGAGACTCTCTGCTGTTGCAAGTTCTTCATCTCCAGAACCCGTATTTGTGGACTCGtttccaaaattaaaagtttGGTATCGGCAGCATCAAGCATGTATAGCCTCAACCCTCTCTGGTCTTGTTCATGGAACACCCGTCCATCAGATTGTTGATGAGCTTCTTAACATGATGTTCACAAAGATTAATCGTGGAAGCCAGTCTTTAGCTTCTGTCAATTCTCCAAGTAGTAGTTCTTCGGGACCTGGAAATGAAGACAGCTCTCTAAGACCTAAATTGCCAGCCTGGGATATCCTGGAAGCTGTTCCCTTTGTGGTTGATGCTGCTCTAACAGCCTGTGCTCATGGAAAACTTTCTCCTCGTGAGCTGGCTACAG GGCTTAAGGATTTAGTAGATTTTCTTCCGGCATCTTTGGCGACCATTGTGAGCTACTTTTCTGCCGAGGTAACTCGGGGTATTTGGAAACCAGTTTTTATGAATGGAACAGATTGGCCCAGTCCGGCTGTGAATCTATCTTATGTTGAGGAACAGATCAAAAAAATTCTAGCTGCTACCGGTGTTCATATCCCTAGCCTTGCTGCAG GTGGAAGCTCTCCAGCTACACTTCCACTGCCCCTAGCTGCCTTCGTGAGTCTTACTATTACTTACAAGATTGACCGAGCATCAGAACGCTTCCTCAGTTTGGCTGGCCCCACCTTGGAGTGCCTTGCAGCTGGTTGCCCCTGGCCTTGTATGCCAATTGTCGCATCGCTTTGGACTCAAAAGGCCAAGCGATGGAGCGACTTCCTTGTTTTTTCTGCCTCTCGGACTGTTTTCCTCCAGAACAGGGATTCAATGGTCCAGCTTCTTAAAAGCTGCTTTACTGCCACACTTGGCCTGAATGCCACTCCTATCTCAAGCAATGGTGGTGTTGGAGCACTTCTTGgccatggatttggatcccatttcTGTGGTGTGATTTCCCCCGTTGCACCAGGGATCCTTTACCTGCGCGTTTACAGATCGATTACAGATATTGTCTTCATGACAGAAGAGATTGTTACTATCTTGATGCATTCTGTACGAGAGATAGCATGCCGTGCTTGTCCTAAAGAGAGATTGGAGAAGTTGGAGACAAGAAGAAACGCAATGAGATATGAACAGGTTTCACTTGATGCAGCAATGTCTCGGGTGAAACTAGCAGCTTCACTCGGGGCATCTTTAGTATGGTTGACAGGAGGCTTGTGTCTGGTTCAGTCATTGATCACAGAAACCTTGCCTTCTTGGTTTATATCTATGCATGGCTCCGAGCAGGAACAAGGGTCAGAAGGAATTGTTGCAATGCTTGGCGGCTATGCACTGGCATACTTTGCAGTGCTTGGTGGAGCCTTTGCGTGGGGCGTTGACTCGTCATCATCAGCATCAAAACGACGTCCTAAAGTCCTACGTATCCACATGGAGTTCCTTGCAAGTGCACTTGATGGGAAGATATCACTTGGTTGTGATTCAGCAACATGGCGTGCCTATGTCTCGGGGTTTGTAACGCTAATGGTGAGTTGCACGCCTAATTGGGTGCTCGAGGTGGATGTAGACGTGTTGAGGAGACTGAGCAACGGTCTGAGGCAGTGGGGTGAGGAAGAGCTTGCTCTGGCCTTGCTGGGGATCGGAGGCGTCGGTACAATGGGAGCGGCCGCTGAGCTCATAGTCGAAAATGAGATGTAG